The region TCAAACAGAAGTCCTGGCAACTAATCCTAAAGATATAGATATTCTGAAGGTGAAATTAGTAAGATGCCCCCCACTGAAAGACAATTGTCTGGAGCTGATGGAAATGAGAGTAACTAATAGGAAACCTTATGAGAATAGAGATTTGGATCCTTTGCACATAAAGGAACTCAAAAAACTTTTGCCCCATCACCTTACCTATTTTCCAAGAGAGAGTAAAGAAGGTGAATGGATTACGAAGAGCACAATAGAAGCAAGTAAAAAACAGGCGTTTGATGACGAAAAACAGAAAGAACTGTCAGAGTGGCTGAGATTTTCACGCTCTGAAGTCAAAAAAAGAAAGGACGGTCTTACACCAGAGATGCTCGGAATGTCAGGCATGGCAAAGTTTTTCTGGTATACATTTATGAGCAGAAAGAGTGCTCTCTCTGGATCTTTCCGCAATAAAGGTGTGGAGAACATCAAAAATCAAGCAAATAATTGTGCTGGCTTCATAGTAATAACCAGTGACGATGTATCAGTTTCGTCTTTACTTCATGCTGGAAGAGAATTTGAGAGTTTGGCACTGAAATGCACAGAGCTCAGAATCGCCGTTCATCCTATGTCACAGTTGATCGAGGAGTTGCCATGGAAGGAGCAAATTGGAGAATCACTTGGTCTTAAAAAACCCGTTCAATTCGTTTTGCGTGTTGGCTATTCAAAGTTTCAACCTAAGCCAAGTGTTCGGAGACCCATTGAGGAATTTACAGTCATAAGATGAAAAAGCTTAAATTTAGGTTACATAATAAATGGTGTGAATTTTAAAATGGGAGAAAAAATATGAATAAGGCAGATCTATCAATCAAGACCTATATTGCCCTTATCATAGCTTTTACTATCTTGGCAGCAATTAATATCTTTTTACCTCAAGGTTCTTTTCTACCAATTTTGCCAGAGCAAGAACTTCCAGCCCCTAAACCAGTGCTTGCCCTTGTGAATGCAGTCATTATGCTTGTTCTATATGGTGGTTTGGGTTTTCTTGGATTAAAACTTTCACAAAAACTTGGCTTTGCTGACATTTGGGATTCGAAAGTTTCCAACAAACAAAGGCTTCTAATTCCCGCATTCATTGGGTTAGGCATCGGTGTATTTTTCATTTTCGCCGATGCCATTTTGAGTCAATTTCATACCTTAGGACCACTTCCTCATCCAACATTTCCCACTTCCCTCGTTGCTTCGGCTGTTGCTGGTATTGGAGAAGAACTAATATTTCGTCTGTTTTTCATCTCATTCTGGGTATGGCTTATCTCTTATGTAATTCTAAAAAAGAGGTGGCAAAATCAAATCTTCTGGATTGTAGCCATTTTTTCGGCTCTTGCATTTGCTTTTGGGCATATTCCTTCGGTAATGATTCTTTTTGGTTTGAATACTGTTAATGAAATTCCATTTGCTCTTATGACTGAGATTATTCTTCTCAACGGAGTACTTTCACTTTTTGCTGCCTATTACTTCAGGAAATTTGGATTTCTGGCTGCAGTTGGCATCCACTTTTGGGTAGATATAGTCTGGCACGTTATTTGGGGAATGATTTAGTTATGCCGCCACATCAACACAGCATAAAAGGTTCGTTTTCGCTCACCCAAATCCTTCGCTAACGTTCAGGACTTCTTTTATGGTGGGAACGTTATCTGAAATGCTGTGTATAGGAAAGACGAAAAGGATGGGTGAGAAAACCTTAAAAGAGAGAGGTATTTAACA is a window of candidate division WOR-3 bacterium DNA encoding:
- a CDS encoding CPBP family intramembrane metalloprotease yields the protein MNKADLSIKTYIALIIAFTILAAINIFLPQGSFLPILPEQELPAPKPVLALVNAVIMLVLYGGLGFLGLKLSQKLGFADIWDSKVSNKQRLLIPAFIGLGIGVFFIFADAILSQFHTLGPLPHPTFPTSLVASAVAGIGEELIFRLFFISFWVWLISYVILKKRWQNQIFWIVAIFSALAFAFGHIPSVMILFGLNTVNEIPFALMTEIILLNGVLSLFAAYYFRKFGFLAAVGIHFWVDIVWHVIWGMI